The following proteins come from a genomic window of Ursus arctos isolate Adak ecotype North America unplaced genomic scaffold, UrsArc2.0 scaffold_12, whole genome shotgun sequence:
- the LOC130543411 gene encoding uncharacterized LOC128071544 homolog: MRDFPLAAGGTHPENAGAARGKDPLPQQRKTKRKKAYRWPALRDAPSKQRAAATALSSCVCCCPRGPR, translated from the coding sequence ATGCGAGATTTTCCTTTGGCAGCAGGAGGCACACACCCAGAGAATGCTGGAGCTGCAAGGGGAAAGGACCCACTTCcacagcagagaaaaacaaagaggaaaaaggcGTACAGGTGGCCAGCGCTAAGGGACGCCCCCAGTAAGCAGCGGGCCGCGGCCACTGCCCTCAGCAGCTGTGTCTGCTGCTGCCCGAGAGGACCTCGGTGA